From Candidatus Tisiphia endosymbiont of Melanophora roralis, a single genomic window includes:
- a CDS encoding HigA family addiction module antitoxin, with the protein MHKINPIHSGEILKTEFLEPFGIAAYRLAKDIEVPINRITDILNKQRNISTETALLLAKYFGLSDSFWIRVQARYDEAITNTISQN; encoded by the coding sequence ATGCATAAGATTAATCCTATACATTCTGGGGAAATACTTAAGACTGAATTCTTAGAACCTTTCGGTATTGCAGCTTATAGATTAGCTAAAGATATTGAAGTACCCATTAATAGAATAACAGATATCCTCAATAAACAAAGAAATATTAGCACTGAAACCGCTCTATTACTAGCAAAATATTTTGGTTTATCAGATAGTTTTTGGATTAGAGTGCAAGCAAGATATGATGAGGCAATAACTAATACCATTTCTCAAAACTAA
- a CDS encoding N-6 DNA methylase gives MYTKRLEASVMHDILVQLDNLGWIVDEKDPKCNVFQQRVKLTKQKELLNGKIPDFVLYKEGSNEPIIIIEAKKPNESIQLAMNQALNLYAKPLNTPLIFAYNGSYIETQYLYNGRNLKIDGEDVRQFINHHTALRFVNEGSEILSAVNFIQHSRDELIKVFKSAANLLREDGLQAGLDRFGAFSDILFLKILDEISVLKMCGSEENTLDEYLRWSSFTKRKGKELYQYVKDVVWIKINEKYGDIFNEAFPISSPDIFEEIICELSKLNLTASDSDVNGDAFEYFLKNAYQGIKIKDLGEYFTPRNIVRTMISMVNPKIGETIYDPFCGTGGFLIEAFRYLKIRTSFNDEMQNILRKKTIYGSEITVNARIAKMNMILFGDGHSNIKKQDTISDYVNQKYDIVITNPPYSQQTRFGYLYPIQSNNGDAICALHCFEALKLGGRGCLLVKENFLSDGGDVGKVREYIFNNSSNVSIISLPRKLFEPYTPTKTSIVYFEKNRKISNTFFFAVNAVGHELGSRKKPIKDNDLPAALDAFNNKKTVLEIESAIIASTEIAKNGYSLWIYDYFDIFANLKGEIIKLGNYIEEITEKTEPSLQPITDFRILGVSNSIGVFDNEILKGEDINQKYKQVQAGDLVYNPHRVNVGSLGLVFEDLSGGYVSGIYIVFRVLKKFQDTLPSEYLLHILKSKYYLAIIGKYDTKYGAVRANLTYEQLCNIHIPLLKKNEMKEFLEKISKLNNITEEFQKIKNNLKESIHKILPHL, from the coding sequence ATGTATACTAAAAGATTAGAAGCATCTGTAATGCATGATATCTTAGTCCAACTTGATAATCTTGGTTGGATTGTCGATGAGAAAGACCCAAAATGTAACGTCTTTCAGCAAAGAGTGAAACTTACAAAGCAAAAAGAATTACTTAACGGTAAAATACCTGACTTTGTACTATACAAGGAAGGAAGTAACGAACCAATAATAATAATTGAGGCAAAAAAACCGAATGAAAGTATACAATTAGCAATGAACCAAGCATTGAATTTGTATGCTAAACCACTAAATACGCCACTTATATTTGCTTATAATGGTAGTTATATTGAAACACAATATTTGTATAATGGACGTAATCTTAAAATTGATGGGGAAGATGTAAGGCAATTTATAAATCACCATACGGCACTCAGATTTGTTAATGAGGGTTCTGAAATACTATCTGCGGTAAATTTTATTCAGCATTCAAGAGACGAACTTATTAAGGTATTTAAAAGTGCAGCTAATTTACTAAGAGAGGATGGATTACAAGCTGGTCTTGATAGATTTGGGGCATTTTCTGATATTTTGTTTTTAAAAATTCTTGATGAAATTTCTGTTCTAAAGATGTGTGGAAGTGAAGAGAATACATTAGATGAGTATCTTAGATGGAGTTCATTTACTAAGAGAAAAGGAAAAGAATTGTATCAATATGTAAAAGATGTTGTTTGGATTAAGATTAACGAGAAATATGGCGATATTTTTAACGAAGCATTCCCTATTAGTTCACCTGATATTTTTGAAGAAATTATTTGTGAGCTTTCAAAACTTAACCTTACAGCTTCAGATAGTGATGTGAATGGTGATGCTTTTGAGTATTTTTTAAAAAATGCTTACCAAGGCATCAAAATTAAAGATTTAGGCGAATATTTTACACCTAGAAACATTGTAAGAACAATGATAAGTATGGTTAATCCTAAAATTGGTGAAACCATTTATGACCCTTTTTGTGGTACAGGAGGGTTTTTAATTGAAGCGTTTAGATATTTAAAAATCAGAACTTCGTTTAACGATGAGATGCAAAATATTCTAAGAAAAAAAACAATTTACGGTTCTGAGATTACTGTAAATGCAAGAATTGCAAAAATGAATATGATTTTGTTCGGAGATGGACATAGTAATATCAAAAAACAAGACACCATTTCTGATTATGTAAATCAAAAATATGATATTGTAATTACAAATCCACCATATTCGCAACAAACAAGGTTTGGGTATTTGTATCCCATTCAATCAAATAATGGTGACGCTATTTGTGCTTTGCATTGCTTTGAAGCTTTAAAACTAGGTGGTAGAGGTTGTTTACTTGTAAAAGAAAATTTTCTTTCAGATGGGGGCGATGTTGGAAAGGTAAGAGAGTATATTTTTAATAACTCATCAAATGTTTCTATTATTTCATTGCCAAGAAAGCTTTTTGAACCTTACACACCAACAAAAACAAGCATTGTGTATTTCGAGAAAAACAGAAAGATATCAAACACGTTCTTTTTTGCAGTTAATGCGGTCGGTCATGAACTTGGTTCAAGAAAGAAGCCAATTAAGGACAATGATTTGCCAGCTGCACTTGATGCTTTCAATAATAAAAAGACTGTTTTGGAAATTGAGTCTGCTATAATAGCATCAACTGAAATCGCCAAAAATGGTTATAGTTTATGGATTTATGATTATTTTGATATTTTTGCTAATTTAAAAGGCGAGATTATAAAACTTGGTAATTATATTGAGGAGATAACAGAAAAAACAGAGCCGTCTTTACAGCCAATTACAGATTTTAGAATTTTAGGTGTAAGTAATAGTATTGGTGTTTTTGACAATGAAATTTTAAAAGGTGAGGACATAAACCAAAAATACAAGCAGGTTCAAGCTGGAGATTTGGTATATAATCCGCATAGGGTTAATGTTGGTTCTTTAGGTTTAGTCTTTGAGGATTTAAGCGGTGGTTATGTAAGTGGTATTTATATCGTCTTTAGAGTTTTAAAAAAATTCCAAGATACTCTACCATCCGAATATTTATTACATATTTTAAAGTCAAAATATTATTTAGCCATTATTGGCAAATACGATACAAAATATGGAGCTGTTAGAGCAAACTTAACTTATGAACAGCTTTGTAATATACACATACCATTACTTAAAAAAAATGAAATGAAAGAATTTTTAGAAAAAATAAGTAAACTAAATAATATCACGGAAGAATTTCAGAAAATTAAAAATAATCTTAAAGAATCTATACATAAAATTTTACCTCATTTATGA
- a CDS encoding type II toxin-antitoxin system RelE/ParE family toxin has protein sequence MAKSFKCKKTNILFEEYKYDKKFFEISQKALIKLAMIDAANILDDLIIPTANRLEKLQGDKANKYK, from the coding sequence ATGGCGAAAAGTTTTAAGTGTAAAAAGACAAATATACTATTTGAAGAATATAAGTATGATAAGAAATTCTTTGAAATATCCCAAAAAGCTCTTATTAAGCTTGCAATGATTGATGCAGCAAATATCTTAGACGATTTGATTATACCCACTGCAAATAGATTAGAGAAATTGCAAGGTGACAAGGCTAATAAATATAAATGA
- the uvrB gene encoding excinuclease ABC subunit UvrB: MNKFSIVSKYSPAGDQPRAINEIVKGLESRMRSQILFGITGSGKTFTMANIIERTGRPSLIMVHNKTLAAQIYSEMKAIFPNNAVEYFVSYYDYFQPEAYIARTDTYIEKDSSINEQIDLLRHSATRSLLERRDVIVVSSVSCIYGLGSPNLYYQMTISLKSGEIYARDKLLNDLVNLQYERNDLGFERGTFRVKGDNIDIFPVHYNDKAWRLSFFGNELEYISEFDPLTGEKLAKLDQAVIYAKSHFVTPKEVVQNAISQIEEELQRRLEFLKAHDKLVEAQRLNQRTQYDMEMMMETGSCKGIENYSRFLTGKANGQPPPTLFEYLPKDALLFVDESHVSVPQIRAMYNGDRARKEVLVEHGFRLPSALDNRPLKFEEWQDFRPQTVFVSATPGPFELEETAGIMVEQIIRPTGLLDPECIIKPATNQVEDLISEIQYTINKGFRVLVTTLTKKMSEDLTNYLQELGYKVSYLHSNVHTLERMEIIRDLRQGTIDIIVGINLLREGLDIPECGLVAILDADKEGFLRSEVSLIQTIGRAARNSQGRVILYADRNTKSIDKAVSETYRRRKIQEEYNEQHGIIPQTINHHIHALIELDKLDSKLDNKKQTHILLDNPVKLKAHIDRLKKEMYEKASNLEFEQAAKIRDQINVLEEAALELT; encoded by the coding sequence ATAAATAAATTTTCAATAGTATCTAAATATAGTCCAGCTGGCGATCAGCCAAGAGCAATTAATGAAATCGTTAAAGGTCTTGAATCTAGAATGCGTTCACAAATACTCTTTGGTATTACTGGTTCTGGTAAAACCTTCACTATGGCAAATATTATTGAGAGAACCGGTAGACCATCACTTATTATGGTACATAATAAAACATTAGCTGCCCAAATTTATTCAGAAATGAAGGCAATTTTTCCCAATAATGCCGTTGAATATTTTGTATCATATTATGATTATTTCCAACCTGAAGCATATATTGCAAGAACCGATACTTATATAGAAAAAGATTCTTCGATAAATGAACAAATAGATTTATTAAGACACTCTGCCACTAGGTCACTGCTGGAACGTCGGGATGTAATTGTTGTATCCTCAGTTTCTTGTATTTATGGTCTTGGTTCACCAAATCTTTATTATCAGATGACAATAAGCCTTAAGTCTGGGGAAATTTATGCTAGAGATAAATTGCTTAATGACTTAGTAAATTTACAATATGAGCGTAATGATTTGGGGTTTGAACGCGGTACGTTTAGGGTAAAAGGTGATAATATTGACATATTTCCAGTACATTATAACGATAAAGCTTGGCGATTGTCATTTTTTGGCAATGAACTTGAATATATAAGCGAATTTGATCCGCTTACAGGTGAAAAATTAGCTAAATTGGATCAAGCTGTGATTTATGCTAAGTCCCACTTTGTAACACCTAAAGAAGTAGTACAAAATGCTATATCGCAAATTGAGGAAGAATTACAACGACGCTTAGAATTTCTTAAAGCACATGATAAATTAGTAGAGGCTCAAAGATTAAATCAGCGTACCCAATATGATATGGAAATGATGATGGAAACTGGCAGCTGTAAAGGCATTGAGAATTACTCTCGATTCCTAACTGGTAAAGCAAATGGGCAGCCTCCGCCAACCTTATTTGAATATTTGCCCAAAGATGCTTTACTATTTGTCGATGAAAGTCACGTATCTGTCCCGCAAATTAGAGCAATGTATAATGGCGATAGGGCAAGGAAAGAAGTATTAGTAGAACACGGGTTTCGCCTTCCATCAGCCTTAGATAACAGACCATTAAAATTTGAAGAATGGCAAGATTTTAGACCTCAGACGGTTTTTGTCTCGGCAACACCTGGGCCTTTTGAATTGGAAGAAACAGCAGGGATTATGGTCGAACAAATTATCAGACCAACGGGACTACTAGACCCAGAATGTATTATAAAACCAGCGACTAACCAAGTTGAAGATTTGATAAGCGAGATTCAATATACGATAAATAAAGGATTCCGCGTTTTAGTGACAACATTAACTAAAAAAATGTCAGAAGATTTAACAAATTATCTACAAGAATTAGGGTATAAAGTATCATATTTGCACTCTAATGTTCATACTCTTGAACGTATGGAAATCATAAGAGATTTACGCCAAGGTACTATAGATATTATTGTTGGTATTAATTTATTGCGGGAAGGTTTAGATATTCCAGAATGTGGACTTGTTGCAATACTCGATGCTGATAAAGAAGGTTTTTTGCGTTCTGAAGTCTCATTAATTCAAACTATCGGCAGGGCTGCAAGGAATAGTCAAGGAAGGGTAATACTCTATGCAGATCGCAACACCAAGTCTATTGATAAGGCAGTAAGTGAGACATATAGGAGAAGGAAAATTCAGGAGGAATATAATGAGCAACATGGCATAATACCGCAGACAATTAATCACCATATCCATGCACTAATTGAATTAGACAAATTGGATAGTAAGTTAGATAATAAAAAACAAACTCATATATTATTAGACAATCCAGTGAAATTGAAAGCTCATATCGATAGATTAAAGAAGGAAATGTATGAAAAGGCTAGTAATTTAGAATTTGAACAGGCGGCAAAAATACGAGATCAAATTAATGTACTAGAAGAAGCAGCCTTAGAGCTAACTTAA